The following coding sequences lie in one Manis javanica isolate MJ-LG chromosome X, MJ_LKY, whole genome shotgun sequence genomic window:
- the LOC140842976 gene encoding melanoma-associated antigen D4-like isoform X2, whose amino-acid sequence MAEGSYHMEPESYNVEDMEEGSDEVGEEEMEGNDYEEFGAFGGYGTLTSFDVRILRAFGSLGPGLRILSNEPWELENPVLARTLMEAFQLDPEALDSEAATRAANVARAAASNHTARAAAAAARATYNQVVANHPVAEEQAPGESAQPMTSTAEAQAATPEAPLASPRISQMLVKREMAAPGPTATSTLPQTASQAQKAASGGPSTACAFSPAPCASERDALRPKTAFLGQNDIFNFTQPAGVSGMAFPRPKRPAPAQEAATEGPSAASSGGAQAASATEGAATRPKTTKSGKALAKTRWVEAQNVVTAAAAKAKVATSIPEPEGAAAPAQCSTEPWARMGGKRTKKSKHLDDEYESSEEEREPPVVPPPWRASQPPLAVRAQMAPRPPVALKSQVPSRHVLCLPPRNVALLQERANKLVKYLMIKDYKKIPIKRSDMLKDVIREYDEHFPEIIERATYTLEKKFGIHLKEIDKEQHLYILVCTRDSSARLLGKTKDTPRLSLLLVILGVIFMNGNCASEAVLWEALRKMGLRPGVRHPFLGDLRKLITEDFVKQKYLEYKKVPNSSPPEYEFVWGLRAHHETSKMRVLRFIAQYQNRDPRDWKTHFLEAVDDAFKMMDVDMAEEHVRAQMRAQMNIGDEALIGRWSWDDIQVELLTWDEDGDFGDAWARIPFAFWARYHQYILNSNRANRGTTWRAGLSSGTNGGASTSTLDGPSTSSTIRTRNAARTSANFFSWIQ is encoded by the exons ATGGCTGAGGGAAGCTACCACATGGAACCCGAAAGCTACAACGTTGAAGACATGGAGGAGGGTAGCGATGAAGTCGGGGAAGAAGAGATGGAAGGAAACGACTATGAGGAATTTGGTGCCTTTGGAGGCTACGGCACCCTCACCAGCTTCGACGTCCGTATCCTCAGAGCCTTTGGGAGCCTGGGTCCAGGCCTTCGCATCCTATCG AATGAGCCCTGGGAACTGGAAAACCCTGTGCTGGCCAGGACTCTGATGGAGGCATTTCAGCTGGACCCAGAAGCACTTGACAGTGAGGCGGCCACCCGGGCTGCCAACGTAGCCCGCGCCGCTGCCTCCAACCATACCGCTCGAGCTGCTGCCGCCGCTGCCCGTGCCACCTACAATCAGGTGGTCGCCAACCACCCTGTGGCTGAAGAACAGGCTCCAGGAGAAAGTGCCCAGCCCATGACATCCACGGCCGAGGCTCAGGCAGCCACCCCTGAGGCACCCCTTGCTTCTCCACGCATCTCCCAGATGCTAGTCAAGAGAGAGATGGCCGCCCCTGGGCCCACAGCCACCTCCACCCTGCCCCAGACAGCCTCGCAGGCCCAGAAGGCTGCTAGTGGGGGCCCGAGTACTGCCTGTGCTTTCTCTCCGGCTCCATGTGCCAGTGAGAGGGATGCCCTGCGGCCCAAGACAGCCTTCCTGGGTCAGAACGATATCTTTAATTTCACCCAGCCAGCAGGTGTCAGTGGCATGGCCTTCCCACGCCCCAAGAGACCCGCCCCAGCCCAAGAGGCTGCCACCGAGGGCCCCAGTGCTGCCTCCTCGGGGGGGGCCCAGGCAGCATCTGCCACGGAGGGGGCCGCCACCCGGCCCAAGACAACCAAGTCTGGGAAGGCTCTCGCCAAGACTCGGTGGGTAGAGGCTCAGAATGTTGTGACAGCCGCTGCTGCCAAGGCCAAGGTGGCCACGAGCATCCCTGAGCCTGAAGGTGCAGCTGCCCCTGCTCAgtgcagcacagagccctgggccAGGATGGGAGGCAAGAGGACCAAGAAG TCCAAGCACCTGGATGATGAATATGAGAGCAGCGAGGAGGAGAGAGAGCCTCCTGTGGTCCCACCGCCCTGGAGAGCATCACAGCCCCCACTGGCAGTGCGGGCTCAGATGGCCCCTCGGCCCCCGGTGGCCCTGAAGTCCCAGGTGCCCTCAAGGCATGTATTGTGCTTGCCGCCGCGCAACGTGGCCCTTCTACAAGAGAGG GCAAATAAGTTGGTGAAATATCTGATGATTAAGGACTACAAGAAGATCCCCATCAAGCGCTCAG ACATGCTGAAGGACGTGATCCGAGAATATGATGAACATTTCCCTGAGATCATCGAGCGAGCAACGTACACTCTGGAAAAG AAGTTTGGGATCCACCTGAAGGAAATTGACAAGGAACAGCACCTGTACATTCTTGTCTGCACGCGGGATTCTTCAGCTCGCCTCCTGGGAAA GACCAAGGACACTCCCAGGCTGAGTCTCCTCTTGGTGATTCTGGGAGTCATCTTTATGAATGGCAACTGTGCCAGCGAGG CTGTCCTCTGGGAGGCCCTACGCAAGATGGGACTGCGCCCTGG GGTGAGGCACCCATTCCTTGGCGATCTGAGGAAGCTCATTACAGAAGACTTTGTGAAGCAAAA GTACCTGGAATACAAGAAGGTCCCCAATAGCAGCCCACCTGAGTATGAATTCGTCTGGGGCCTGCGAGCCCACCACGAGACCAGCAAGATGAGGGTGCTGAGATTCATCGCCCAG TATCAGAACCGGGACCCCCGGGATTGGAAGACTCATTTCTTGGAGGCTGTGGATGATGCTTTCAAGATGATGGATGTGGATATGGCTGAGGAACATGTCAGGGCCCAGATGAGGGCACAGATGAACATCGGGGACGAAGCTCTGATTGGACGGTGGAGCTGGGACGACATCCAGGTGGAGCTGCTGACCTGGGACGAGGATGGAGATTTTGGCGACGCCTGGGCCAGGATCCCCTTTGCTTTCTGGGCCAGATACCATCAGTACATTCTGAACAGCAACCGTGCCAATAGGGGAACCACCTGGAGAGCTGGCCTCAGCAGTGGCACCAATGGTGGGGCCAGCACCAGCACCCTAGATGGCCCCAGCACCAGCTCCACCATCCGCACCAGAAATGCCGCCAGGACGAGCGCCAACTTCTTCTCTTGGATCCAGTGA
- the LOC140842976 gene encoding melanoma-associated antigen D4-like isoform X1, producing the protein MAEGSYHMEPESYNVEDMEEGSDEVGEEEMEGNDYEEFGAFGGYGTLTSFDVRILRAFGSLGPGLRILSNEPWELENPVLARTLMEAFQLDPEALDSEAATRAANVARAAASNHTARAAAAAARATYNQVVANHPVAEEQAPGESAQPMTSTAEAQAATPEAPLASPRISQMLVKREMAAPGPTATSTLPQTASQAQKAASGGPSTACAFSPAPCASERDALRPKTAFLGQNDIFNFTQPAGVSGMAFPRPKRPAPAQEAATEGPSAASSGGAQAASATEGAATRPKTTKSGKALAKTRWVEAQNVVTAAAAKAKVATSIPEPEGAAAPAQCSTEPWARMGGKRTKKSKHLDDEYESSEEEREPPVVPPPWRASQPPLAVRAQMAPRPPVALKSQVPSRHVLCLPPRNVALLQERANKLVKYLMIKDYKKIPIKRSDMLKDVIREYDEHFPEIIERATYTLEKKFGIHLKEIDKEQHLYILVCTRDSSARLLGKTKDTPRLSLLLVILGVIFMNGNCASEAVLWEALRKMGLRPGVRHPFLGDLRKLITEDFVKQKYLEYKKVPNSSPPEYEFVWGLRAHHETSKMRVLRFIAQYQNRDPRDWKTHFLEAVDDAFKMMDVDMAEEHVRAQMRAQMNIGDEALIGRWSWDDIQVELLTWDEDGDFGDAWARIPFAFWARYHQYILNSNRANRGTTWRAGLSSGTNGGASTSTLDGPSTSSTIRTRNAARTSANFFSWIQQR; encoded by the exons ATGGCTGAGGGAAGCTACCACATGGAACCCGAAAGCTACAACGTTGAAGACATGGAGGAGGGTAGCGATGAAGTCGGGGAAGAAGAGATGGAAGGAAACGACTATGAGGAATTTGGTGCCTTTGGAGGCTACGGCACCCTCACCAGCTTCGACGTCCGTATCCTCAGAGCCTTTGGGAGCCTGGGTCCAGGCCTTCGCATCCTATCG AATGAGCCCTGGGAACTGGAAAACCCTGTGCTGGCCAGGACTCTGATGGAGGCATTTCAGCTGGACCCAGAAGCACTTGACAGTGAGGCGGCCACCCGGGCTGCCAACGTAGCCCGCGCCGCTGCCTCCAACCATACCGCTCGAGCTGCTGCCGCCGCTGCCCGTGCCACCTACAATCAGGTGGTCGCCAACCACCCTGTGGCTGAAGAACAGGCTCCAGGAGAAAGTGCCCAGCCCATGACATCCACGGCCGAGGCTCAGGCAGCCACCCCTGAGGCACCCCTTGCTTCTCCACGCATCTCCCAGATGCTAGTCAAGAGAGAGATGGCCGCCCCTGGGCCCACAGCCACCTCCACCCTGCCCCAGACAGCCTCGCAGGCCCAGAAGGCTGCTAGTGGGGGCCCGAGTACTGCCTGTGCTTTCTCTCCGGCTCCATGTGCCAGTGAGAGGGATGCCCTGCGGCCCAAGACAGCCTTCCTGGGTCAGAACGATATCTTTAATTTCACCCAGCCAGCAGGTGTCAGTGGCATGGCCTTCCCACGCCCCAAGAGACCCGCCCCAGCCCAAGAGGCTGCCACCGAGGGCCCCAGTGCTGCCTCCTCGGGGGGGGCCCAGGCAGCATCTGCCACGGAGGGGGCCGCCACCCGGCCCAAGACAACCAAGTCTGGGAAGGCTCTCGCCAAGACTCGGTGGGTAGAGGCTCAGAATGTTGTGACAGCCGCTGCTGCCAAGGCCAAGGTGGCCACGAGCATCCCTGAGCCTGAAGGTGCAGCTGCCCCTGCTCAgtgcagcacagagccctgggccAGGATGGGAGGCAAGAGGACCAAGAAG TCCAAGCACCTGGATGATGAATATGAGAGCAGCGAGGAGGAGAGAGAGCCTCCTGTGGTCCCACCGCCCTGGAGAGCATCACAGCCCCCACTGGCAGTGCGGGCTCAGATGGCCCCTCGGCCCCCGGTGGCCCTGAAGTCCCAGGTGCCCTCAAGGCATGTATTGTGCTTGCCGCCGCGCAACGTGGCCCTTCTACAAGAGAGG GCAAATAAGTTGGTGAAATATCTGATGATTAAGGACTACAAGAAGATCCCCATCAAGCGCTCAG ACATGCTGAAGGACGTGATCCGAGAATATGATGAACATTTCCCTGAGATCATCGAGCGAGCAACGTACACTCTGGAAAAG AAGTTTGGGATCCACCTGAAGGAAATTGACAAGGAACAGCACCTGTACATTCTTGTCTGCACGCGGGATTCTTCAGCTCGCCTCCTGGGAAA GACCAAGGACACTCCCAGGCTGAGTCTCCTCTTGGTGATTCTGGGAGTCATCTTTATGAATGGCAACTGTGCCAGCGAGG CTGTCCTCTGGGAGGCCCTACGCAAGATGGGACTGCGCCCTGG GGTGAGGCACCCATTCCTTGGCGATCTGAGGAAGCTCATTACAGAAGACTTTGTGAAGCAAAA GTACCTGGAATACAAGAAGGTCCCCAATAGCAGCCCACCTGAGTATGAATTCGTCTGGGGCCTGCGAGCCCACCACGAGACCAGCAAGATGAGGGTGCTGAGATTCATCGCCCAG TATCAGAACCGGGACCCCCGGGATTGGAAGACTCATTTCTTGGAGGCTGTGGATGATGCTTTCAAGATGATGGATGTGGATATGGCTGAGGAACATGTCAGGGCCCAGATGAGGGCACAGATGAACATCGGGGACGAAGCTCTGATTGGACGGTGGAGCTGGGACGACATCCAGGTGGAGCTGCTGACCTGGGACGAGGATGGAGATTTTGGCGACGCCTGGGCCAGGATCCCCTTTGCTTTCTGGGCCAGATACCATCAGTACATTCTGAACAGCAACCGTGCCAATAGGGGAACCACCTGGAGAGCTGGCCTCAGCAGTGGCACCAATGGTGGGGCCAGCACCAGCACCCTAGATGGCCCCAGCACCAGCTCCACCATCCGCACCAGAAATGCCGCCAGGACGAGCGCCAACTTCTTCTCTTGGATCCA ACAGCGCTGA